A portion of the Algisphaera agarilytica genome contains these proteins:
- a CDS encoding NAD(P)H-dependent glycerol-3-phosphate dehydrogenase, whose product MPDSFQNVTFVGDGAMATVLALLLESRGLNVTVWGPTAENVAEVIQTRENRRYLPGHRLPDSIRLTASDSSCFRNADLIVSAIPTQYVRSVWERLAPHLPEGESVPVVSVAKGIEKGTILRPTQIIGDVIEKVSRGQGAEGTSESADSSSQAPKPPSPQVPSLASLSGPSVADELAKCLPATVAAASEDTEFAARLQTTFTTQWFRVYTNPDLVGVELAGALKNVIALAAGILDGLQAGNNAKSALLSRGLAEITRLGVAMGATPETFFGLTGVGDLATTCFSPTGRNRTAGELLGKGKKLDQILEDIPGVVEGVPTTKAVVDLAQKHNVEMPITQAVNQVLFENLDPLDAISNLMSREPKTERVG is encoded by the coding sequence ATGCCCGATTCCTTCCAAAACGTGACTTTCGTCGGCGACGGCGCCATGGCCACCGTCCTGGCCCTGCTCCTGGAATCCCGGGGGCTGAACGTCACCGTCTGGGGGCCCACCGCCGAGAACGTCGCCGAGGTGATTCAAACTAGGGAAAACCGCCGGTATCTTCCCGGACACCGCCTCCCCGACTCGATCCGGCTCACCGCCAGCGACTCCTCCTGCTTCCGAAACGCGGACCTGATCGTCTCGGCCATCCCCACCCAATACGTCCGCAGCGTCTGGGAACGCCTCGCCCCGCACCTGCCCGAGGGCGAGTCGGTACCCGTCGTCTCCGTGGCCAAGGGCATCGAAAAAGGCACCATCCTCCGCCCGACCCAGATCATCGGGGACGTGATTGAGAAGGTTTCAAGGGGACAAGGGGCCGAGGGGACTAGTGAAAGTGCCGACTCCTCTTCCCAAGCCCCTAAGCCCCCAAGCCCCCAAGTCCCCAGTCTCGCCTCGCTATCGGGCCCGTCGGTCGCCGACGAACTCGCCAAATGCCTGCCCGCCACCGTCGCCGCCGCCTCGGAAGACACCGAGTTCGCCGCCCGGCTGCAGACCACCTTCACCACCCAGTGGTTCCGCGTCTACACCAACCCCGACCTCGTCGGCGTCGAGCTGGCCGGGGCTCTGAAAAACGTCATCGCCCTGGCCGCGGGCATCCTCGACGGCCTCCAAGCCGGCAACAACGCCAAGTCGGCCCTGCTCTCGCGCGGCCTCGCAGAGATCACCCGCCTGGGCGTGGCTATGGGCGCGACCCCCGAGACCTTCTTCGGCCTCACCGGCGTCGGCGATCTCGCCACCACCTGCTTCAGCCCCACCGGCCGAAACCGCACCGCCGGCGAACTCCTGGGCAAGGGCAAAAAACTCGACCAGATCCTCGAAGACATCCCCGGCGTTGTCGAAGGCGTGCCCACCACCAAGGCCGTGGTCGACCTCGCCCAGAAACACAATGTCGAGATGCCGATCACCCAAGCGGTGAACCAAGTGTTGTTCGAAAACCTCGACCCGCTGGACGCCATCAGCAACCTGATGTCACGCGAACCGAAGACCGAGCGGGTGGGATAA